In Helianthus annuus cultivar XRQ/B chromosome 3, HanXRQr2.0-SUNRISE, whole genome shotgun sequence, a single window of DNA contains:
- the LOC110931063 gene encoding NAD-dependent malic enzyme 59 kDa isoform, mitochondrial, whose product MWRRSVSRSALTLRQSRRLSICASTTPIPAPSIIHKRGADILHDPWFNKDTGFPMTERDRLGLRGLLPPRVISFEQQYDRFMESYHSLEHNTKGQPLTVVSLAKWRILNRLHDRNETLYYRVLIDNIKDFAPIIYTPTVGLVCQNYSGLFRRPRGMYFSAKDKGEMMSMIYNWPAKQVDMIVLTDGSRILGLGDLGVQGMAIPIGKLDMYVAAAGINPQRILPIMLDVGTNNQQLLDNPLYIGLRQPRLEGEEYIAVVDELMEALHARWPKAIVQFEDFQFKWAFETLERYRKKICMFNDDIQGTAGVALAGLLGTVRAQGRPLSDFANQKIVVVGAGSAGLGVLNMAYQAVARMTGTNAKPQFFLLDKDGLITTERVGIDSAAAPFSKPIEEVKSLGLHEGSDLLEVVTKVKPHVLLGLSGVGGVFNEHVLKAMRNSDSPKPAIFAMSNPTLNAECTAADAFKHAGENIVFGSGSPFEHVDLGNGKVGHVNQANNMYLFPGIGLGSLLSGAHIISDGMLQAASECLASYMTEEEIQMGRLYPSIDSIRHITAEVGAAVVRAAVAEELAEGHGEVGPKELEHMSKEETVEYVTSNMWFPIYSPLVHEK is encoded by the exons ATGTGGAGGAGGAGCGTATCTCGATCGGCGTTGACTCTCCGGCAATCACGGAGATTGTCTATTTGCGCCTCCACCACTCCGATTCCTGCTCCTAGTATTATTCACAAGCGTGGTGCTGATATTCTTCATGATCCATGGTTCAACAAG GACACAGGGTTTCCCATGACCGAAAGAGACCGACTTGGGCTTCGTGGCCTCCTCCCCCCTCGTGTCATCTCTTTCGAGCAGCAATACGATCGCTTTA TGGAATCATATCATTCATTGGAACACAATACAAAAGGCCAACCTCTGACTGTTGTATCTTTGGCAAAATGGAGAATCTTAAATAGACTACATGACAGGAACGAGACTTTATATTATCGA GTACTTATTGATAACATTAAAGATTTTGCTCCCATAATATACACGCCAACCGTGGGTTTGGTATGTCAAAACTACTCAGGGTTGTTTAGACGTCCACGTGGAATGTACTTCAGTGCAAAAGATAAGGGGGAGATGATGTCCATGATTTACAACTGGCCAGCTAAGCAG GTAGACATGATAGTTCTTACAGATGGAAGTCGTATTCTTGGTCTAGGTGATCTTGGAGTTCAAGGAATGGCAATACCTATTGGGAAACTTGATATGTATGTTGCTGCTGCTGGAATTAATCCTCAGAGA ATCCTTCCTATTATGCTTGATGTCGGAACTAACAACCAGCAGCTACTAGATAATCCCCTTT ATATAGGACTAAGACAGCCTAGATTAGAAGGAGAAGAATACATAGCAGTAGTGGATGAATTAATGGAAGCTCTTCATGCACGTTGGCCAAAAGCTATAGTCCag TTTGAAGACTTTCAATTCAAATGGGCTTTTGAAACTCTTGAAAGATACCGTAAGAAGATCTGCATGTTCAATGATGACATACAA GGAACTGCTGGTGTTGCGTTAGCTGGATTACTCGGAACTGTTAGAGCACAAGGCCGGCCATTATCAGACTTTGCAAACCAAAAAATTGTTGTTGTTGGAGCTGGAAG TGCAGGGCTTGGTGTTTTGAACATGGCCTATCAGGCGGTTGCAAGAATGACAGGAACAAACGCAAAACCTCAGTTTTTCCTACTTGATAAAGAT GGTTTGATTACAACAGAGAGAGTTGGTATTGACTCAGCAGCTGCACCATTTTCCAAACCTATTGAAGAGGTTAAATCCCTGGGACTTCATGAGGGATCTGATCTCCTTGAAGTG GTAACAAAGGTCAAGCCTCATGTTCTCCTTGGTTTGTCCGGAGTTGGAGGTGTTTTCAATGAGCAT GTTCTTAAAGCCATGCGGAATTCTGATTCTCCTAAACCTGCCATCTTCGCCATGTCAAATCCCACATTGAATG CCGAATGCACTGCTGCTGATGCTTTTAAACATGCCGGTGAAAATATTGTTTTTGGAAGCGGGAGCCCTTTTGAACACGTTGATCTTG GAAATGGGAAGGTCGGTCATGTGAATCAAGCAAATAACATGTATCTCTTCCCAGG GATCGGTTTGGGATCTCTGCTCTCTGGTGCTCATATTATATCTGATGGAATGTTGCAAGCAGCTTCTGAATG TCTTGCTTCTTATATGACAGAAGAAGAAATTCAGATGGGCAGATTATACCCATCCATCGATAG TATTCGACATATTACTGCGGAAGTAGGAGCAGCAGTGGTAAGGGCGGCTGTTGCTGAGGAACTAGCGGAAGGACATGGTGAGGTGGGGCCCAAAGAGCTTGAACACATGTCAAAG GAAGAGACGGTGGAATATGTAACATCCAACATGTGGTTTCCAATTTACAGTCCCCTTGTTCATGAAAAATAA